Proteins encoded by one window of Candidatus Nealsonbacteria bacterium:
- the lepA gene encoding elongation factor 4: protein MENQDNIRNFCIISHIDHGKSTLADRFLELTKTVPKAKMRPQYLDLMSLEQEKGITIKMQPVRMFYTLDAKPYILNLIDTPGHVDFTYEVSRSLAAVEGAVLLVDAAKGIQAQTLANLELAKKPRHHLSPHTIASDELRGESSELRGKQDLRIIPVVNKIDLAHAQIEETKTEICQQLGVSPETILSISAKNGENVAGLLEKIIKEIPPPSGSLEKPFRALIFDSKYDSYKGVIVYVRVFDGRIKNNEPIYLLAANTEGTVKEVGFFSPGLSAQTELKVGEIGYIATGIKEPGKVKVGDTIISYSAVQSPSHLVKPLPGYSEPKPVVFVSLYPEDPNDFDLLQNALSKFRLTDPSFTFELEARRSLGRGYLGGFLGTLHAEIVVERLQQEFGLNLIVSAPQVSYKILDKKGREISIKTAADWPVSSDERMIGGGLNPSDIQEIQEPWVELEIITPLNYLGQVLGILSKLKGIHKTKKYLSPEKVLLIFEAPFREIISDFYDKLKGVTQGYASLNYHFLEYRMGDLVKLEVLIAGRKEESFSKIVSESQAHQEGKKIVTKLKEILPSQQFSVPLQALISGKIVARETLRARGKDVIAPLYGGDYTRKKKLLEKQKKGKKELKEKGKVRIPQKVFLEMLKS, encoded by the coding sequence ATGGAAAATCAAGACAATATTAGAAACTTCTGTATTATTAGTCATATTGATCATGGTAAGTCAACTTTAGCTGACAGATTTTTGGAATTAACCAAGACTGTTCCCAAAGCTAAGATGCGGCCTCAGTATTTAGATCTAATGAGTTTAGAGCAAGAAAAAGGGATAACAATTAAGATGCAGCCGGTGCGAATGTTCTATACCCTGGATGCTAAGCCATATATTTTAAACCTGATTGATACTCCTGGCCATGTTGATTTTACATACGAAGTTTCCCGATCTCTTGCGGCAGTCGAAGGAGCTGTTTTATTAGTTGACGCAGCCAAAGGGATTCAAGCCCAAACTTTAGCCAATTTGGAGTTAGCGAAAAAACCGAGACATCATCTTTCTCCCCATACCATCGCCTCTGACGAGCTACGGGGCGAGTCGTCGGAGCTGCGCGGTAAGCAGGATTTAAGAATTATTCCCGTGGTTAATAAGATAGATCTAGCCCATGCTCAGATTGAGGAAACCAAAACAGAGATCTGCCAGCAACTAGGAGTTTCACCAGAAACTATTCTTTCGATCTCAGCTAAAAACGGAGAAAATGTAGCAGGACTTTTAGAAAAGATAATCAAAGAAATTCCTCCTCCATCGGGTTCTCTGGAAAAACCTTTCCGAGCCTTAATCTTCGATTCTAAATATGACTCCTATAAAGGAGTAATAGTCTATGTGAGAGTATTTGACGGTAGAATCAAAAACAATGAACCCATTTATTTATTGGCAGCTAATACCGAAGGAACAGTAAAAGAAGTAGGATTTTTTTCTCCGGGGCTATCTGCTCAGACAGAATTAAAAGTTGGAGAGATAGGCTACATTGCTACCGGCATTAAAGAGCCGGGAAAAGTGAAAGTGGGGGATACCATTATTAGCTACTCAGCCGTCCAGTCGCCCAGTCACTTAGTAAAGCCCTTGCCTGGTTATTCGGAGCCCAAGCCAGTGGTCTTTGTAAGTTTATATCCAGAAGATCCTAATGATTTTGATTTATTACAGAATGCTCTAAGTAAATTCAGACTAACTGATCCTTCTTTTACTTTCGAGTTAGAAGCTCGAAGGTCTTTGGGCAGAGGATACTTGGGTGGTTTTTTAGGCACCTTGCATGCTGAGATCGTGGTGGAAAGACTCCAACAGGAATTCGGTCTTAATTTAATAGTTAGTGCCCCTCAAGTTTCCTACAAGATTTTAGACAAGAAAGGCAGAGAAATTTCTATTAAGACAGCCGCTGATTGGCCCGTTTCGTCTGACGAGCGAATGATAGGAGGCGGGTTAAATCCTTCAGATATTCAAGAGATTCAAGAGCCTTGGGTTGAACTGGAGATAATCACCCCCTTGAATTATTTAGGACAAGTTTTGGGAATTCTCTCCAAATTAAAAGGCATTCATAAAACCAAGAAATATTTAAGCCCGGAGAAAGTACTTTTAATTTTTGAAGCTCCTTTCAGAGAAATTATCTCTGATTTTTATGACAAGCTAAAAGGAGTAACCCAGGGTTATGCTTCTTTGAATTACCATTTTTTGGAGTATCGAATGGGAGATTTGGTCAAATTGGAAGTTTTAATTGCCGGTAGAAAAGAAGAATCTTTTTCCAAAATTGTTTCCGAAAGTCAGGCTCATCAAGAGGGCAAAAAAATTGTTACGAAATTGAAAGAGATTTTGCCTTCCCAGCAGTTTTCCGTTCCTTTGCAGGCCTTAATTTCCGGGAAAATTGTTGCCAGAGAAACATTAAGGGCCAGGGGAAAAGACGTAATAGCTCCTCTCTATGGAGGTGACTATACCAGAAAGAAAAAACTTTTAGAAAAACAGAAAAAAGGAAAAAAAGAATTAAAAGAAAAAGGGAAGGTAAGAATTCCCCAGAAAGTCTTTTTAGAAATGCTTAAAAGCTAA
- a CDS encoding HlyD family efflux transporter periplasmic adaptor subunit encodes MTKKKILILIIISIITVVGLYFLFFKKEKVEYSLVEVIIGNIIQEVSETGSVKVGEEINLGFRNAGRIEKIYVEVGNSVKSGQSLAKLDTAQFIIQLREAQAALEVAQAQFDKLLAGSTPEEIQVAKTAVLNAQNTLDDAKQNLEDVKADATEDSGAAYEDALNILDDSYLKAYNAYNDVSDIQRTYFSGNDQEGLSVQENKNKINNNLNQAKNYLDIAKNNFNNENIDSALSEFKTALGNIYDALTVIREKTEAVSYRNTVTSTDKTSLDTHRTNINTALTNVVNSQQAISSTQITNESDINTAEAAVSSAEGNLKAAEDQLALTKAGPSQEEINLYQAQVRQAQAKVNLLQNQIQEATIVSPTKGQITKIEKRIGEMAQPTEAVIFLLPAVPFQVEVDIYEEDIVKVKTGNQVEITLAAFPDKIFEGMVISIDPAEKLVEGIVYYEVTIDFMEFPQEIKPGMTTDIIIKTASRKNVLVIPEETIIKKDIKVTVRIVSGDVLEPKEIVIGLIGSDGMVEVISGLSEGEEVVLE; translated from the coding sequence ATGACAAAGAAAAAAATTTTAATCTTAATTATAATTTCAATCATCACAGTTGTCGGCCTCTATTTTCTTTTTTTCAAGAAAGAGAAGGTCGAGTATTCTTTAGTAGAGGTTATTATAGGAAACATTATCCAAGAAGTTTCAGAAACAGGATCTGTGAAAGTGGGAGAGGAAATAAACCTTGGTTTTAGAAATGCTGGGAGAATTGAGAAAATTTATGTTGAGGTGGGGAATTCAGTTAAATCAGGGCAGAGTTTGGCAAAATTAGATACCGCCCAATTTATTATTCAACTGAGAGAAGCTCAAGCCGCCTTAGAAGTAGCTCAGGCTCAATTCGATAAATTATTAGCAGGATCTACTCCCGAGGAAATTCAGGTTGCTAAAACCGCCGTTTTGAACGCCCAAAATACTCTTGATGATGCTAAACAAAACCTGGAAGACGTAAAGGCTGATGCCACAGAAGACTCAGGCGCAGCTTACGAAGATGCTCTAAATATCCTAGACGATTCTTACTTGAAAGCCTACAACGCCTATAATGATGTAAGCGATATTCAGAGAACTTATTTTAGTGGCAATGATCAAGAGGGCCTTTCTGTTCAAGAAAACAAAAACAAGATAAATAATAATTTGAACCAGGCAAAAAATTATTTAGATATTGCCAAAAACAATTTTAACAATGAAAATATTGATAGTGCCCTATCTGAGTTTAAAACCGCTTTGGGTAATATTTATGATGCCCTAACCGTTATTAGAGAAAAAACCGAGGCTGTTAGCTATCGAAATACAGTAACTTCAACCGATAAAACTTCTTTAGATACCCATAGAACAAATATTAATACAGCCCTTACCAATGTTGTGAATTCTCAACAGGCCATTTCTTCTACTCAAATAACGAACGAAAGCGATATTAATACTGCAGAAGCTGCGGTTTCTTCGGCCGAAGGAAATTTAAAGGCAGCTGAAGACCAGTTAGCTCTTACCAAAGCCGGTCCTTCACAAGAAGAAATTAATTTATATCAAGCCCAAGTAAGACAGGCTCAAGCCAAGGTGAATTTATTACAAAATCAGATCCAAGAAGCTACGATAGTCAGTCCTACCAAAGGGCAGATTACTAAAATTGAAAAGAGGATAGGAGAAATGGCTCAGCCAACAGAGGCTGTGATTTTTTTACTTCCGGCAGTTCCATTTCAGGTAGAAGTAGATATTTACGAAGAAGATATTGTTAAAGTGAAAACAGGCAATCAGGTTGAGATTACTTTGGCCGCTTTTCCAGATAAGATCTTCGAAGGGATGGTAATTTCTATAGATCCTGCTGAAAAACTGGTTGAAGGAATAGTTTATTATGAAGTTACTATTGATTTTATGGAATTTCCTCAAGAAATTAAGCCCGGTATGACAACTGATATTATTATAAAAACCGCTTCAAGAAAAAATGTTTTAGTTATTCCTGAAGAAACGATAATAAAGAAAGATATCAAAGTAACAGTCCGAATTGTAAGCGGTGATGTTCTTGAACCAAAGGAAATTGTGATTGGTCTGATAGGAAGTGATGGGATGGTAGAAGTCATTTCTGGCTTGAGCGAAGGAGAAGAAGTGGTTTTAGAATAA
- a CDS encoding ABC transporter ATP-binding protein, producing the protein MAGKLLIKLENVWKIYQLGKVELTVLRGISLEIAPGSFVSILGPSGSGKSTLLNMIGVLDIPTKGKVFLAGQDISQLSEDELAQIRGKKVGFIFQQFNLLPNLSALENVMMPMLFQGVSQEKRKERAEFLLESVGLKERLEHRPSELSGGEQQRIAIARSLANDPEIVIADEPTGNLDSKTGEKVMEVLVNLHIKEGKTIIVVTHDPNIADYSEKVISIKDGQIVSDHLSKKEILWQGKK; encoded by the coding sequence ATGGCCGGAAAACTTTTAATCAAATTAGAAAACGTTTGGAAGATTTATCAGCTAGGGAAAGTGGAACTTACCGTATTAAGAGGAATAAGCCTGGAGATTGCTCCAGGTAGTTTTGTGTCGATTTTGGGCCCTTCTGGTTCTGGAAAATCTACGCTTTTGAATATGATCGGTGTTTTAGATATACCGACCAAGGGAAAAGTTTTTTTAGCCGGTCAAGACATTTCACAACTTTCAGAAGATGAATTAGCTCAGATTAGAGGTAAGAAAGTTGGTTTTATTTTTCAACAGTTCAATCTATTGCCAAACCTTAGTGCCCTTGAGAACGTAATGATGCCAATGCTTTTTCAGGGTGTTTCTCAAGAAAAAAGAAAAGAAAGAGCAGAATTTTTACTTGAGTCGGTCGGCTTAAAAGAGCGATTGGAACACAGGCCCTCCGAACTTTCAGGGGGCGAACAACAAAGAATAGCTATTGCCAGATCCTTAGCTAATGATCCAGAAATAGTTATTGCTGATGAGCCAACTGGTAATTTAGATTCAAAAACGGGGGAGAAGGTTATGGAAGTTTTAGTTAATCTTCACATAAAAGAAGGAAAGACTATTATCGTTGTAACCCATGATCCTAACATTGCAGATTACAGCGAAAAAGTAATAAGTATTAAAGATGGCCAAATAGTATCAGATCATTTAAGCAAAAAGGAAATTCTCTGGCAGGGTAAAAAATAA
- a CDS encoding ABC transporter permease produces MWVEYFRLAIRNLRTRPLRSWLTILGIVIGVFLIMSLFSLSQGLKDTVLQQLRAIGKDIVMIIPGDISDIFTTLMGAVELTEEDLRAIEKTKGVEAVIPWVYKGEVMKYQGESKTVILLGMPLQHIDIIKNDLGMNTSEGRWPQAGKRELLVGSVVSENVFPGLKINTQATIKGQRFEVVGILKSLGNSQDDSMISMDLNVFRQITGKKKGAPQAMAKIAAGYNPEEVAEDIKENLKKTRKRQRGEEEASFSVLTNEAMSAMVGSIMGIIQIAVFAFASIAILVGGIGIMNTMYTSVRERTKEIGIMKAVGAKRSAITLIFLIESGVIGVVGGLGGMVLGLGLAKLIEIVSQFGGTSYISASISPGIIIFGLTFSFLLGSISGFLPARNAASLKPVDALRYE; encoded by the coding sequence ATGTGGGTAGAATATTTTAGACTAGCAATTAGAAATCTTAGAACCAGACCATTAAGAAGTTGGCTGACGATTTTAGGTATTGTCATCGGTGTTTTCTTGATAATGTCGTTGTTTTCTTTAAGTCAGGGATTAAAAGATACCGTTCTTCAGCAATTAAGGGCGATAGGTAAGGATATTGTTATGATTATTCCTGGTGACATTTCTGATATATTCACTACCCTTATGGGAGCAGTGGAGTTAACCGAAGAAGATTTAAGGGCGATAGAGAAAACCAAGGGGGTGGAGGCAGTTATTCCATGGGTTTATAAGGGAGAAGTTATGAAGTATCAGGGTGAAAGTAAAACTGTTATCCTTTTAGGAATGCCCTTACAACATATTGATATTATAAAAAATGACCTAGGAATGAACACATCTGAAGGTCGTTGGCCTCAGGCCGGCAAAAGAGAGCTTCTGGTTGGCAGTGTGGTGTCAGAAAATGTTTTCCCCGGTTTAAAAATCAATACTCAGGCCACTATAAAGGGGCAGAGATTTGAAGTTGTTGGAATATTAAAGTCTTTGGGAAATAGCCAAGACGATTCGATGATAAGTATGGATTTAAATGTTTTCCGTCAGATTACAGGCAAGAAAAAAGGAGCACCCCAGGCTATGGCTAAAATTGCGGCAGGTTATAATCCCGAAGAGGTAGCAGAAGATATAAAAGAAAACCTTAAAAAAACGAGAAAAAGACAAAGAGGCGAAGAAGAGGCTTCATTTTCTGTTTTAACCAATGAGGCAATGTCTGCGATGGTTGGTAGTATTATGGGAATAATTCAAATTGCAGTTTTTGCTTTTGCTAGTATTGCCATTCTTGTCGGTGGAATTGGCATAATGAACACGATGTATACTTCGGTTCGTGAAAGGACCAAAGAAATTGGGATTATGAAGGCTGTGGGAGCTAAAAGATCGGCTATCACCCTTATTTTCTTAATTGAGTCAGGCGTTATTGGCGTGGTGGGGGGATTAGGTGGAATGGTGCTTGGATTGGGATTAGCTAAATTAATTGAAATTGTTAGCCAATTTGGCGGTACTTCTTATATTTCCGCTTCCATCTCACCTGGCATTATTATTTTTGGTTTAACATTTTCCTTTTTACTTGGGAGTATCTCTGGTTTTTTACCAGCTAGAAATGCAGCAAGCTTAAAGCCGGTTGACGCCTTAAGATACGAATAA
- a CDS encoding glutamate racemase, producing the protein MKKPEKKYSIGIFDSGFGGLGILKEITKKLPEYDYIYLGDTARTPYGNRSQETIHSFTNQAVDFLFKKGCQLIILACNTASSEALRKIQQEYLPRYYPKKRVLGVIIPAVEAALELNDNNRIGVIGTESTVHSGVFKRELKKLNPEIKVFQIACPLLVPIVEAGEQNSKASDLILKNYLNLLVRRNIDTLILGCTHYEILENKIRKIIGPKIKIVTENKIVAEKLKDYLRRHPEIEKTLTKNKSIDFLTTDLTDKFKILGSKFLGRTILPKKVELR; encoded by the coding sequence ATGAAAAAACCTGAGAAAAAATATTCAATAGGTATTTTTGATTCAGGTTTCGGGGGATTAGGCATTCTTAAGGAGATAACGAAAAAATTACCAGAATATGACTACATTTATCTGGGCGATACAGCAAGGACGCCTTATGGTAATCGTTCTCAGGAAACAATTCATAGTTTCACCAACCAAGCAGTTGACTTTCTTTTTAAAAAAGGTTGTCAGTTAATAATTTTAGCTTGCAACACTGCTTCTAGCGAAGCCCTTCGGAAAATTCAGCAAGAATATTTACCAAGATATTATCCCAAAAAGAGAGTTTTGGGAGTAATTATTCCAGCTGTAGAAGCAGCCCTTGAACTGAATGATAATAATCGTATCGGCGTAATTGGAACAGAAAGTACTGTGCACTCCGGAGTATTCAAGAGAGAACTCAAGAAACTTAATCCAGAAATAAAGGTTTTTCAAATAGCCTGTCCTTTACTTGTGCCAATAGTGGAGGCTGGTGAACAAAACTCTAAAGCATCTGATTTAATTCTTAAAAATTACCTTAACCTTTTAGTTAGAAGAAATATTGACACTTTAATTTTAGGTTGTACGCATTACGAAATATTAGAGAATAAAATTAGAAAAATTATTGGCCCCAAAATAAAAATTGTTACAGAGAACAAAATAGTAGCTGAAAAACTAAAGGATTACTTAAGGAGACACCCGGAAATAGAGAAAACTCTTACTAAAAATAAAAGTATAGATTTTCTCACCACTGATTTAACTGATAAATTTAAAATTTTAGGCAGTAAATTTTTAGGCAGGACAATTTTACCAAAAAAAGTGGAATTAAGATGA
- the thiI gene encoding tRNA 4-thiouridine(8) synthase ThiI yields MKYVICHYSEIGLKGKNRKFFEEKLIENIKRVLRPKYFVFVKRISGRIIVQLTKKGEESEKEINEALKNVFGMAYFSLVISSPQKIRSIREKALEILRDSEYHKFLGFGYPTLQPSVEYGARGVSRKFKTFRISTQRSKKDFHLTSQQINEKVGEYILQKTKFRVDLKRPDITCFIEIVEKYAFLYLKKIRGLGGLPVSVSGRAIVLLSGGIDSPVAGFLAMKRGIKAIFLHFHARPFTSEASIEKTKRIVELLSKYQGKSKLYLVPFAEAQKEILLKTPTKLRVILYRRVMFQIAAKIAEKEKALVIFTGESVGQVASQTLENIKAIEAAVHLPVFRPLISQDKEEIIQKAKEIGTFEISILPHQDCCSRFLPRHPETRAKLEEVIKAEKKLNIRKLIQGAVKKSSLIEI; encoded by the coding sequence ATGAAATATGTAATTTGTCATTATAGTGAGATAGGATTGAAGGGTAAAAATCGGAAATTTTTTGAGGAAAAGTTGATAGAGAATATAAAGCGGGTTTTAAGGCCGAAATATTTTGTTTTTGTAAAACGAATTTCCGGGAGAATTATCGTACAATTAACTAAAAAAGGAGAAGAAAGCGAAAAAGAAATTAATGAAGCTTTGAAAAATGTTTTTGGTATGGCTTACTTTTCTTTAGTGATTAGTTCTCCCCAAAAAATAAGGAGTATCCGAGAAAAAGCTTTAGAGATTTTGAGAGACTCCGAATATCATAAATTCCTTGGATTTGGCTACCCCACACTACAACCTTCGGTTGAGTACGGGGCACGCGGGGTAAGCAGAAAATTTAAGACTTTTAGGATTTCTACTCAAAGATCAAAGAAAGATTTTCATTTGACTTCCCAGCAAATCAACGAGAAAGTGGGGGAGTACATACTGCAAAAAACAAAATTCAGGGTAGACTTAAAAAGGCCGGATATAACATGTTTTATTGAGATAGTTGAAAAATACGCCTTTTTGTATTTGAAAAAAATTAGAGGCTTGGGTGGCCTGCCAGTGAGCGTGAGCGGAAGGGCAATAGTTCTTTTATCTGGGGGTATTGATTCACCGGTGGCTGGTTTTTTGGCGATGAAGCGGGGAATAAAAGCTATTTTTTTACACTTTCATGCTCGTCCTTTTACTTCTGAAGCATCAATCGAAAAAACAAAAAGAATCGTTGAACTTTTAAGTAAATATCAAGGGAAATCTAAGCTTTACCTTGTTCCTTTCGCCGAAGCTCAGAAAGAGATCTTACTCAAAACACCAACTAAATTAAGAGTGATTCTTTATCGGAGAGTTATGTTTCAAATTGCCGCAAAAATAGCTGAAAAAGAAAAGGCTTTAGTGATATTTACTGGTGAAAGCGTGGGACAAGTTGCTTCCCAGACCTTAGAGAATATAAAGGCGATTGAAGCTGCCGTTCATTTGCCGGTTTTCCGTCCCTTAATCAGCCAAGATAAAGAAGAAATTATTCAGAAAGCCAAAGAAATTGGTACTTTTGAAATTTCTATTTTGCCGCATCAAGATTGCTGCTCAAGATTTTTACCCCGCCATCCAGAAACTAGAGCTAAATTAGAAGAGGTGATAAAAGCAGAAAAGAAGCTAAATATTAGAAAATTGATCCAAGGAGCCGTTAAGAAATCTTCTCTGATTGAAATTTAA
- a CDS encoding MBL fold metallo-hydrolase → MKKNNAVFIILGLLFFFNIFAWVVVYDLSQPRFLEVTFFDVGQGDAIFIETPQGHQILIDGGPDSTVLEKLGKEMPFWDRTIDLVILTHPEHDHFAGLLQVLKRYKIDYILWTGIIRDTNEYQEWRRLIEEEKAEIKIAKAGQKIKLTDNIYIDILHPFENLEGQESKNSNNTSIINFLVFGQHSWLFTGDAYKSVEKELIKKNTDLTADILKIGHHGSKTSTAPEFIEQISPEIAVISAGRDNRYGHPSQEVLEILESHGIRVLRTDIDGDIKIISDGMDIIIK, encoded by the coding sequence ATGAAAAAGAATAATGCTGTTTTCATTATTTTAGGCCTCTTGTTTTTCTTCAATATCTTTGCCTGGGTTGTTGTTTACGACCTAAGCCAGCCAAGATTTCTGGAAGTTACTTTCTTTGACGTAGGCCAGGGAGATGCTATTTTTATTGAAACTCCCCAAGGACATCAGATTCTAATTGACGGCGGGCCAGATTCAACTGTCTTAGAGAAATTGGGAAAGGAAATGCCTTTCTGGGACAGGACGATTGACCTTGTGATTTTGACTCATCCCGAGCACGACCATTTTGCCGGTTTGCTGCAGGTTTTGAAAAGATACAAAATTGATTATATTTTGTGGACAGGAATTATAAGAGATACTAACGAGTATCAAGAATGGAGGAGATTGATCGAAGAGGAAAAAGCAGAAATTAAAATTGCCAAAGCCGGTCAGAAGATTAAATTAACTGACAATATTTATATTGATATTTTACATCCTTTCGAAAACTTAGAAGGCCAGGAATCCAAAAATAGCAACAATACTTCGATTATTAACTTCTTGGTTTTCGGTCAACACTCCTGGCTTTTTACAGGAGATGCTTATAAATCAGTAGAAAAAGAGCTTATTAAAAAGAACACCGATCTTACCGCCGACATTTTAAAAATTGGCCATCATGGAAGCAAAACTTCGACAGCTCCGGAATTTATTGAGCAGATTTCGCCAGAAATTGCTGTTATTTCAGCGGGGAGAGACAACAGATACGGACATCCTAGCCAAGAAGTTTTGGAAATATTGGAAAGCCATGGTATAAGAGTTCTAAGAACAGATATCGATGGAGATATAAAAATTATTTCTGATGGAATGGATATAATAATCAAATAG
- a CDS encoding 50S ribosomal protein L28, whose protein sequence is MAKKCAICEKGSTLVWRRIKLRGRYNPTVKRRQYPNLQWLKLPSGKRILACTKCIKARDKYK, encoded by the coding sequence ATGGCTAAAAAATGCGCAATCTGCGAAAAAGGATCAACTCTGGTGTGGCGAAGAATAAAACTTCGAGGAAGATATAACCCTACTGTAAAAAGAAGGCAATACCCAAATTTGCAATGGTTAAAGTTGCCATCCGGTAAAAGGATTTTAGCTTGTACGAAGTGTATTAAAGCAAGAGACAAGTATAAATAA